Proteins from a single region of Mytilus trossulus isolate FHL-02 chromosome 2, PNRI_Mtr1.1.1.hap1, whole genome shotgun sequence:
- the LOC134705091 gene encoding putative uncharacterized protein DDB_G0286901 translates to MVNILTWSVLTLMASFVVCQFPFRQGVSQWQRFRNGHPVFPQNAARQALQRNPWPINVEANVGNQQAENNELDSDIIAFDDPSAGLDEFLEGLFEDNDLDSDESQSVNVQPNSVRIRSGSGDIQLNTNDGTINFNDIAQNAKLEHELLFGGLLKDLSGTGVRSQTSSIVNIPAGQTDLAEQIRMRVRQMQGQQPTASNMRQPIRIASPFNSQGNQRVLALPRQPRPMNQNFEGGSHTRNMVRNEQRPRHTLLVLLNNTRLDTNNVRRGPNTGLFTTRTLRINRFNNNNQINRSDLRFSTRNSTRSITSRNNFQNGARQALQPRQAATQQPSQTIVGPARTLSVNNQRQRQNVLPSQARNNNQPPSAANNVPSTHAGRNMANPVFLANQRQQQRTTSNNPNNMNNNRIVPESQRQNLNRIIANRLLVTNTRNTADTPGLTHQQVVANRLNLQRRLIAERMASERPGMQRQFAQFIRDSTSVPTRPPPFQGGPDQFPPWLRRQMNFPRPNFPFLHQRGPPGPFNRFGGPPFFL, encoded by the coding sequence ATGGTTAACATTCTGACATGGTCAGTATTGACATTAATGGCAAGTTTCGTTGTTTGCCAGTTCCCTTTTCGTCAAGGAGTTTCTCAATGGCAGAGATTCAGGAATGGTCATCCAGTATTTCCACAGAATGCTGCTAGGCAGGCTTTACAGAGAAATCCATGGCCGATCAATGTGGAAGCTAACGTTGGAAACCAACAAGCTGAAAACAATGAACTTGACTCTGATATTATAGCGTTTGATGATCCCAGTGCCGGATTAGATGAATTTTTAGAAGGATTATTTGAGGATAATGATCTGGACTCAGATGAATCTCAATCGGTGAATGTTCAACCTAATTCTGTAAGAATAAGGAGCGGCTCAGGTGATATTCAACTCAATACAAATGACGGAACTataaattttaatgatattgcTCAAAATGCAAAGTTAGAACATGAACTACTTTTCGGAGGTTTGTTAAAGGATCTTTCTGGAACAGGAGTAAGAAGCCAAACTTCGTCGATTGTAAACATACCAGCTGGACAAACAGATCTTGCTGAACAAATAAGGATGCGAGTTAGACAAATGCAAGGACAACAGCCAACTGCGTCAAATATGCGACAACCTATCAGGATTGCATCACCATTTAATAGTCAAGGTAACCAACGTGTTTTGGCTTTGCCTCGTCAACCACGACCAATGAACCAAAACTTTGAAGGGGGTAGCCATACTCGGAATATGGTGAGAAATGAACAAAGACCAAGACACACATTACTTGTACTTCTAAACAATACTAGATTAGACACTAATAATGTAAGGCGGGGGCCAAATACAGGACTTTTTACTACCAGAACATTAAGAATAAACCGATTTAATAATAACAACCAAATAAATAGATCTGATTTGCGATTTTCGACCAGAAATTCTACTCGATCGATAACTTCAAGAaacaatttccaaaatggcGCAAGACAGGCATTACAACCAAGACAAGCAGCAACACAACAACCAAGTCAAACCATTGTAGGTCCAGCACGAACACTGTCCGTAAATAATCAAAGGCAAAGACAAAATGTGTTGCCATCACAAGCACGAAATAATAATCAGCCTCCAAGTGCAGCAAATAATGTTCCGTCAACTCACGCAGGACGGAACATGGCAAATCCAGTATTTTTGGCAAACCAAAGACAGCAACAACGAACAACGTCGAACAATCCTAACAATATGAATAACAACAGAATTGTTCCAGAGTCTCAAAGACAAAACTTAAATAGAATCATTGCAAACCGACTGTTAGTCACAAATACACGCAACACAGCAGATACACCCGGACTTACACATCAGCAAGTTGTCGCAAACAGATTGAATCTTCAAAGACGACTGATAGCCGAAAGAATGGCATCCGAGAGACCAGGTATGCAAAGACAGTTTGCTCAGTTTATTCGCGACAGTACGTCAGTTCCAACCAGGCCTCCACCTTTTCAAGGAGGTCCTGATCAATTTCCACCATGGTTAAGAAGACAAATGAATTTTCCTAGGCCAAATTTTCCGTTTCTTCACCAAAGAGGACCACCGGGTCCTTTTAACCGATTTGGAGGACCGCCGTTCTTTCTCTAG